The following coding sequences lie in one Eremothecium sinecaudum strain ATCC 58844 chromosome IV, complete sequence genomic window:
- the AVT5 gene encoding amino acid transporter (Syntenic homolog of Ashbya gossypii AGL285C; Syntenic homolog of Saccharomyces cerevisiae YER119C (AVT6) and YBL089W (AVT5)): MTSSPQSGVLTLLHTACGAGILAMPFAFKPYGLVLGFFLITFCGFCSITGLLLQSYVSTYVPSRHASFFSLSQITYPALSVVFDFAIAIKCFGVGISYLVVVGDLLPQIMINFTSNRWLLDRNILISVCMLLVVTPLSFMRRLDSLKYASMVAVSSVAYLCVLVVTRFLFPSPEIEQNRGTVSFWLPEETSLGSMLSTFPIFVFAYTCHHNMFSIVNELRDNSIRGCVKVVTTSISLAVVLYVTIGGLGYLTFGNNITGNIITLYPQALSSTIGRVAILLLVMLAFPLQCHPARVSINHIWHYFTEPVAQPRELENSGLIRNEMSPTAPSPAYDISSEYISEEDPSTRVKLVPLDDFRFVIITTAILILSYLIAISVTSLARVLAIVGATGSTSISFILPGIFGYQLIGSEHHPLGVPFQLRLLKNLSLLLTIWGFFVMTICLTAALLFNASH, encoded by the coding sequence ATGACATCTAGTCCACAATCAGGGGTATTGACGCTATTACACACGGCATGTGGAGCTGGAATACTAGCTATGCCCTTTGCTTTTAAGCCTTACGGCTTAGTGTTGGGTTTCTTTCTCATAACGTTTTGTGGATTTTGTTCGATCACTGGTCTTCTTTTACAGAGCTACGTATCTACCTACGTCCCATCTAGACATGCTTCGTTCTTCTCGCTATCACAGATCACTTATCCTGCATTAAGTGTGGTATTTGACTTTGCTATTGCGATCAAGTGCTTTGGGGTCGGGATCTCATACTTGGTTGTAGTTGGAGACTTGTTACCGCAAATCATGATCAACTTTACGAGCAATAGATGGTTATTGGATCGAAATATCCTTATATCGGTGTGTATGTTACTTGTTGTGACACCTTTGAGCTTCATGAGGAGGTTAGATTCGTTGAAATACGCGTCGATGGTGGCGGTATCGTCCGTAGCATACTTATGTGTGCTTGTTGTGACCAGATTCTTGTTCCCATCGCCAGAAATCGAGCAGAATCGGGGTACTGTGTCGTTCTGGTTACCGGAAGAGACGTCACTAGGGTCTATGTTGAGCACTTTCCCTATATTTGTGTTCGCCTACACTTGCCATCACAATATGTTTTCGATTGTAAACGAGTTGCGAGACAACTCTATAAGAGGATGCGTGAAGGTTGTGACCACCTCGATTTCACTCGCAGTGGTGCTCTACGTTACTATTGGTGGGTTGGGTTACCTTACTTTTGGCAACAACATCACCGGCAACATCATCACTCTATACCCACAAGCGCTTTCTAGCACCATCGGGAGGGTTGCCATACTTCTACTTGTCATGCTAGCATTTCCACTACAGTGCCACCCTGCAAGAGTCTCTATAAACCACATATGGCACTATTTCACAGAACCTGTTGCCCAGCCTAGAGAACTTGAAAACTCCGGCTTAATAAGAAACGAGATGTCGCCTACGGCGCCTTCTCCAGCGTACGACATCTCCAGCGAGTACATCTCAGAAGAAGATCCCTCAACCCGCGTCAAACTAGTGCCCTTAGATGATTTCCGCTTCGTCATTATAACGACTGCAATACTCATCTTGTCTTACCTCATCGCCATCTCCGTGACCTCTCTAGCAAGAGTCTTGGCAATTGTCGGCGCAACTGGCTCAACCTCCATTTCATTCATCCTACCAGGAATATTTGGTTACCAGTTAATAGGATCCGAGCACCATCCTCTGGGCGTTCCGTTCCAACTCAGGCTGCTAAAGAACCTATCGCTGCTACTAACTATATGGGGGTTTTTTGTGATGACCATCTGCCTAACTGCTGCACTATTATTTAATGCCAGCCACTAA
- the MRP21 gene encoding mitochondrial 37S ribosomal protein bS21m (Syntenic homolog of Ashbya gossypii AGL284C; Syntenic homolog of Saccharomyces cerevisiae YBL090W (MRP21)), translated as MFKPVLARPFVARSFSTTIKAAQDSRPLFDSSLFKAISNKAANPTAISNENSSSAPGGKVDLLSMLSPRDDALGSKLTGPMAGRTVAVFNGNTMRAFQRLNSIIRSNEIAEEKRQQRFYLKPGKAKEQQRSQKHRKEFMKGFKSLIEVVKDAKRKGY; from the coding sequence ATGTTCAAGCCTGTATTAGCAAGGCCTTTTGTAGCCAGGTCGTTTTCTACCACAATAAAAGCTGCTCAAGACTCAAGACCACTCTTCGACTCGTCACTGTTCAAGGCTATAAGTAACAAAGCCGCCAATCCTACTGCGATTTCAAATGAAAATTCAAGTTCTGCTCCTGGGGGAAAGGTCGATCTACTGTCAATGTTGTCCCCCAGGGACGATGCTCTAGGATCAAAGTTGACTGGGCCTATGGCCGGCCGGACCGTTGCAGTGTTCAATGGGAATACTATGAGAGCATTTCAAAGGCTGAACAGCATTATCAGATCTAATGAAATAGCTGAGGAAAAGAGACAGCAACGTTTCTATTTAAAGCCTGGTAAAGCAAAGGAACAACAGAGATCTCAAAAGCATAGAAAGGAGTTTATGAAGGGTTTCAAGAGTCTGATAGAAGTCGTGAAAGATGCAAAGCGGAAAGGTTACTAA
- the MAP2 gene encoding methionine aminopeptidase (Syntenic homolog of Ashbya gossypii AGL283W; Syntenic homolog of Saccharomyces cerevisiae YBL091C (MAP2)), whose product MSEEEAKEIKNEDVEVDSAVDTPVDESASKKKKKKKKKSKNAPKNIALIYPDEKYPEGEWMDYGQDFNTKRVTDEEKRYLERDREHEQRWNDIRKAAEIHRRVRKHVQNRIQPGITLTEIVEMVENATRKYTGTDVGGSHVNRPKSQGVAFPTGVSLNHCAAHFTPNAGDTTVLKYEDVMKVDFGVHVNGYIVDSAWTVAFDPKYDPLLDAVRDATNTGIKEAGIDVRLTDIGEAIQEVMESYEVTLDGKTFQVKPCRNLCGHNIAPYRIHGGKSVPIVKNGDETKMEEGEHFAIETFGTTGRGYVVQRGECSHYARAADVDAQPSLLRAKALLKTINENFGTLPWCRRYLDRLGEENYLYALNHMVKQGIIQDYPPLNDIYGSYTAQYEHTILLHPHKKEVVSKGDDY is encoded by the coding sequence ATGTCTGAAGAGGAGGCTAAAGAGATCAAGAATGAAGATGTAGAAGTAGATTCTGCCGTCGATACCCCGGTAGACGAATCAGCTTccaaaaagaagaagaagaagaagaagaagtctAAGAATGCTCCAAAGAACATCGCCCTCATATATCCTGATGAAAAGTATCCTGAGGGTGAATGGATGGACTATGGCCAAGACTTCAACACCAAACGGGTTACGGACGAAGAAAAGCGCTACTTGGAACGTGACAGGGAGCATGAACAGCGCTGGAATGATATTCGTAAGGCCGCGGAAATCCACCGTCGGGTAAGAAAGCATGTGCAAAACAGAATTCAGCCTGGTATAACGCTTACGGAGATTGTAGAGATGGTGGAAAATGCGACAAGGAAGTACACAGGGACGGACGTGGGCGGTTCGCATGTTAACAGGCCAAAGTCGCAAGGTGTAGCGTTCCCCACAGGCGTGTCGCTGAACCACTGCGCGGCGCATTTTACGCCCAATGCAGGCGACACAACGGTTCTCAAGTATGAAGATGTAATGAAGGTGGATTTTGGTGTCCACGTTAACGGCTATATCGTTGACTCTGCCTGGACTGTAGCTTTCGACCCTAAGTACGACCCTCTTCTTGACGCAGTTCGCGATGCCACCAACACCGGTATAAAGGAAGCAGGCATTGATGTCCGTCTAACGGACATTGGAGAAGCCATCCAGGAGGTCATGGAGTCCTACGAGGTCACTCTCGATGGCAAAACCTTCCAGGTAAAGCCCTGCCGCAACCTCTGCGGCCATAATATCGCTCCTTATAGAATTCACGGCGGTAAGTCCGTGCCCATCGTCAAGAATGGCGATGAAACGAAGATGGAAGAGGGCGAGCACTTTGCAATTGAAACCTTCGGCACTACTGGCCGCGGTTACGTCGTGCAGAGAGGCGAGTGTTCCCACTACGCCCGCGCGGCCGATGTAGACGCCCAACCGTCTCTACTAAGAGCTAAAGCTCTACTAAAAACTATTAACGAAAACTTTGGCACTCTACCATGGTGCAGGCGCTACCTTGATAGACTAGGAGAGGAAAACTACCTTTACGCACTCAATCACATGGTTAAGCAAGGCATTATTCAGGATTACCCTCCTCTGAACGATATCTACGGTTCTTACACTGCACAGTACGAGCATACCATTCTGTTGCATCCCCATAAGAAGGAGGTGGTCTCCAAAGGAGACGACTACTAA
- the SCS22 gene encoding phospholipid metabolism-regulating protein SCS22 (Syntenic homolog of Ashbya gossypii AGL282W; Syntenic homolog of Saccharomyces cerevisiae YER120W (SCS2) and YBL091C-A (SCS22); 1-intron in Ashbya gossypii), with protein sequence MIEIVPEVIEIVPEVLEYKPPFSTSSTEHVTIKNKSKEKVAFKVKTTAPKIYCVRPNAAVVAPGEEVQIQVILLGLSEEPAPDFKCKDKFLLITLPAPYDLGETTVAEAWPQLEAEFKDQAMSKRIRVKYLMSHASKNEGEKSPADAAGAASAAPATEAIGATSASAGRGHDLKEGVDTAQEKVVDNAPRVANPVNRPASQTTAIKHKERASLSNNQEPVSAFNPALVLALALLALALGWLYY encoded by the exons ATGATCGAGATTGTACCAGAAGTGATCGAGATTGTACCAGAAGTGTTGGAGTATAAGC CACCATTTTCGACGTCGTCTACGGAACATGTGACGATAAAGAACAAGAGCAAGGAGAAGGTGGCCTTCAAAGTGAAGACTACGGCTCCAAAAATTTACTGTGTAAGACCGAACGCAGCTGTGGTTGCTCCAGGGGAAGAAGTGCAAATTCAAGTGATTCTACTTGGTTTAAGTGAAGAACCTGCTCCTGACTTCAAGTGTAAGGACAAGTTTCTTCTAATAACTCTACCTGCACCATATGATTTGGGGGAGACTACTGTTGCTGAAGCATGGCCTCAGCTTGAAGCCGAGTTCAAAGATCAAGCAATGTCTAAGAGAATTAGGGTTAAGTACTTGATGTCTCACGCATCCAAGAATGAAGGCGAGAAGAGCCCTGCTGATGCTGCGGGAGCAGCATCTGCTGCTCCCGCAACAGAAGCCATAGGGGCTACCTCTGCTTCGGCCGGCAGGGGTCATGATTTGAAAGAAGGTGTGGATACTGCTCAGGAAAAGGTCGTAGATAATGCGCCAAGGGTGGCCAATCCGGTTAATCGTCCAGCTTCACAAACAACTGCAATTAAGCACAAGGAGCGAGCATCGCTATCTAACAACCAGGAACCCGTATCTGCGTTCAATCCCGCCTTGGTGTTGGCGCTTGCGTTGCTAGCACTGGCTTTGGGCTGGTTGTATTATTAA
- the RPL32 gene encoding 60S ribosomal protein eL32 (Syntenic homolog of Ashbya gossypii AGL281C; Syntenic homolog of Saccharomyces cerevisiae YBL092W (RPL32); 1-intron in Ashbya gossypii), with amino-acid sequence MAASLPHPKIVKKHTKKFKRHHSDRYHRVAENWRKQKGIDSVVRRRFRGNISEPTIGYGSNKKTKFMSPSGHKIYLVSNIKDLEVLMMCTKSYAAEIAHNVSSKNRATILTRAKALGIKVTNAKARLALEA; translated from the coding sequence atgGCTGCTTCTCTACCACACCCAAAGATTGTGAAGAAACACACCAAGAAGTTCAAGCGTCATCACTCTGACCGTTACCACAGAGTCGCTGAGAACTGGAGAAAGCAAAAGGGTATTGACTCCGTTGTCAGAAGAAGATTCAGAGGTAACATCTCTGAGCCAACCATCGGTTATGGTTCTAACAAGAAGACCAAGTTCATGTCCCCATCTGGTCACAAGATCTACTTGGTTTCCAACATTAAGGACTTAGAAGTTTTGATGATGTGCACTAAATCCTACGCTGCTGAAATTGCCCACAACGTTTCTTCCAAGAACAGAGCCACCATCTTGACCAGAGCTAAGGCTTTGGGTATCAAGGTCACCAACGCTAAGGCTAGACTAGCTTTGGAAGCTTGA
- the ROX3 gene encoding Rox3p (Syntenic homolog of Ashbya gossypii AGL280W; Syntenic homolog of Saccharomyces cerevisiae YBL093C (ROX3)), which produces MGGVMHENSTLPAYYYYVDPDGPAYEPQQPNPLDDLISVYGLQDISRQVARTNPDGTKAVKLRKSFKNQIQDLSGKFSVIPSRANGKGGEISSIVFQNNGDMMPQLSKESGSMSREEWRKLVMNQDKALFEQSAIDWDMCSNVISQFDRSYPGEFKNQGFEVEDLAFDLDGTGNTNNSGYSAVSGLKNKKRKSKSNGSSMATPNSDIQEDLKRRRLE; this is translated from the coding sequence ATGGGTGGAGTAATGCATGAAAATTCCACGCTACCAGCGTACTACTATTACGTTGATCCTGATGGACCAGCTTATGAACCTCAGCAACCAAATCCACTAGATGACCTTATATCAGTTTATGGATTACAGGATATTTCAAGACAGGTAGCTAGAACTAATCCTGATGGTACAAAGGCCGTTAAGTTGCGGAAATCGTTTAAAAATCAAATACAGGACCTGTCGGGAAAGTTTTCCGTGATACCAAGTAGAGCTAATGGTAAGGGAGGAGAAATTTCTTCAATTGTTTTCCAGAATAATGGCGATATGATGCCACAATTGAGTAAAGAAAGCGGAAGCATGTCAAGAGAAGAGTGGCGAAAATTAGTTATGAACCAAGACAAAGCCCTGTTTGAACAGTCTGCGATAGACTGGGATATGTGCTCGAACGTGATATCTCAATTTGACCGGAGCTATCCTGGAGAATTTAAGAATCAAGGGTTTGAAGTGGAGGATCTGGCATTTGACTTGGATGGTACAGGAAACACCAACAATAGTGGGTATAGTGCTGTAAGTGGTCTGAAAAACAAGAAGCGGAAGAGTAAATCGAACGGATCTTCAATGGCAACTCCAAATAGCGATATACAAGAGGATctaaaaagaagaagattgGAATGA